Proteins from a single region of Cytophagaceae bacterium:
- a CDS encoding RluA family pseudouridine synthase, with protein MIIFEDKNIIVVNKPSGISTLPEVDSTSLFDLLKKDRELFELNRIDKRVSGLVLFAKTKESQVIINKQFAESNVKKFYKAIVSKKPDTFTGILENYLEKNKNKSYISTPENKKAKYSKLSYELISSSERYHLLQIELFTGRFHQIRCQLANIGCPILGDLKYGYRRSSPDGSIFLHCFKLDFVHPGTQERVVFEIPCPEIWSKYGF; from the coding sequence TTGATAATTTTTGAAGATAAAAATATAATTGTAGTAAACAAACCTTCTGGAATTTCTACGCTTCCCGAGGTGGATAGTACATCGTTATTTGATTTATTAAAAAAAGACCGAGAGCTTTTTGAATTAAACCGAATTGACAAGCGGGTGAGCGGATTGGTATTATTTGCCAAAACCAAAGAATCGCAAGTGATTATCAATAAGCAATTTGCAGAAAGTAATGTAAAGAAATTTTATAAAGCTATAGTATCAAAAAAGCCTGACACTTTCACGGGCATTTTAGAAAATTATCTCGAAAAAAATAAAAATAAATCATATATCTCCACACCTGAAAATAAAAAAGCCAAATATTCAAAACTCAGTTATGAATTAATTTCGAGTTCAGAAAGGTACCATCTTTTACAAATCGAACTTTTTACTGGTCGGTTTCACCAGATTCGTTGTCAGCTTGCCAATATCGGATGTCCTATTTTAGGTGATTTAAAATATGGATACAGGCGAAGTAGCCCTGATGGAAGTATATTTTTGCATTGTTTTAAGCTTGATTTTGTACACCCCGGAACGCAAGAAAGAGTTGTATTCGAAATCCCATGTCCTGAAATATGGTCGAAATATGGATTTTGA
- a CDS encoding rhodanese-like domain-containing protein produces the protein MGFFSSLFGGGPKVDVKSIIENGAVIVDVRTPGEFAGGHVKGSVNIPLDKIQNNITKIKNYRKPVVVCCASGMRSSNAKRILIGAGLEEVYDGGSWLNLN, from the coding sequence ATGGGATTCTTTAGCAGTTTATTTGGTGGCGGACCAAAAGTAGATGTAAAAAGCATTATTGAAAATGGAGCAGTGATAGTGGATGTACGAACTCCCGGCGAATTTGCAGGAGGTCATGTAAAAGGATCAGTAAATATTCCTTTGGACAAAATCCAGAACAACATCACAAAAATTAAAAATTACCGGAAGCCAGTAGTGGTTTGTTGTGCTTCAGGCATGCGTAGCAGCAATGCAAAACGTATTCTGATAGGTGCCGGTTTAGAAGAAGTTTATGACGGAGGAAGCTGGTTAAACCTAAATTAA
- a CDS encoding ThuA domain-containing protein: MKKILLGMLLFLWVIDSKAQTKINALVFSKTAAFRHQSIEAGKVALTKLAKEKGFLVSFTEDSEQFTEQNLKKFNVVIFLNTTGDILDDAQQNSFERYIQAGGGYVGIHAATDTEYEWPWYNKLAGAWFLDHPSTPSNVQNGRFFVTKRNELTAGMPDSFERKDEFYSFKDISSKINVVVKIDEKSYIGGKNGDDHPISWYHEFDGGRSFYTAMGHTDETYSEPIFLNHIYAGVVYAAGGVAPKPVDFTKSRPEENRFTKVILEEKLDEPMELSLLDKDRVLFIQRKGEVRLYNTKTKKLKTIAKIPVSLKYISADGKESVAEDGTLGLNKDPNFAINSWVYMYYSSTKGTYNVLSRFTMKGDEILLTSEKEILKVETQRQECCHTGGSIAWDKAGNLYLSTGDNTNPHGSDGYSPSDERPGRSPWDAQKSSANTNDLRGKILRIKPQTDGTYTIPEGNLFPKGTPKTRPEIYTMGHRNPFRISIDQHTGYLYWGDVGPDASKSDEKRGPAGHDEVGQARKAGNFGWPHFVGDNKAYFKYDFENKKTLELWDSHAPKNTSPNNTGIEILPPAQNAFVWYPYGDSKEFPLVGNGGRNAMAGPVFYASDFKTAARPFPKYYDGKFLEYDWMRGWIMAVTMDKEGNLISQERFMPNYKFSNPMDMEFASNGDLYMLEYGTGWFTANDDARLIRIEYNGGNRKPQIQMAANQPGGAIPFNLKLTSKGTTDADGDPLKYTWKISSVNGYSRILYTPDANVTLSKEGIYKVTLTVNDGKGGTNSQAIEISAGNEPPVLSLEMPESNKSFFVPNRSFAYDIKVTDKEDGELGAGIDPENVAVNIDYLSEGFDKNMIAMGHRSADENSAFSKGRKLIEASDCMACHKKDSKSIGPSYRQVSEKYKGNNAALETLTKKIISGGSGVWGETAMAGHPQLATADAAEMVRYILNVANEKPKEKGLPIKGTYNAKVPSGDKGKGVYILRAAYEDQGANGIPAMKSEKSFILKNAKLDAHGFDEYAEINKMSFGGNNLAIPKHASYMVLKQVDLQGITELVLFVTAPKPQLNAAGGKVELRIGGPKGKKIGESVLLEPSEKMDFTPKPLSVSINADVSKDQMQDIYVVFVNPTAELNSLMIVMGAEVKLVESGIPLTETPKESNDADFFVGKWAAKMIGTPEGDVDISLEIKREDGKLTGTMTSKMQGDKVLPLDKIEEENTEKIKAFFTTNGMNINMLLEKEDADNFTGKLMGMFEVKGSRLK, encoded by the coding sequence ATGAAGAAAATTCTTTTGGGAATGTTGTTGTTCCTATGGGTTATTGATTCCAAAGCTCAAACAAAAATCAATGCTTTGGTTTTTAGCAAGACAGCCGCCTTCAGGCATCAATCCATTGAAGCCGGAAAAGTTGCCCTCACTAAATTGGCAAAGGAAAAAGGATTTTTGGTAAGTTTCACCGAAGATTCTGAACAATTTACCGAGCAAAATCTCAAAAAATTTAACGTTGTTATTTTCCTCAATACTACAGGAGATATCCTTGACGATGCTCAACAGAACTCCTTTGAACGTTATATTCAAGCGGGAGGAGGTTATGTGGGAATCCATGCAGCCACCGATACAGAATATGAATGGCCCTGGTACAATAAACTTGCAGGTGCATGGTTTCTGGATCATCCCAGCACTCCAAGTAATGTTCAGAATGGCAGATTTTTCGTAACCAAAAGAAATGAACTTACTGCCGGTATGCCCGATTCATTTGAGAGAAAAGATGAATTTTATAGTTTCAAAGATATTTCTTCAAAAATTAATGTTGTCGTAAAAATCGATGAGAAATCATATATAGGTGGCAAAAATGGTGATGACCATCCCATTAGCTGGTATCATGAATTTGACGGAGGGAGGTCTTTTTATACTGCCATGGGGCATACCGATGAAACTTATTCCGAGCCAATTTTTCTCAATCATATATATGCAGGGGTGGTTTATGCTGCCGGTGGGGTAGCACCAAAACCGGTCGATTTTACAAAATCCAGACCGGAAGAAAATCGCTTCACTAAAGTTATACTGGAGGAAAAATTGGATGAGCCTATGGAATTGTCATTACTTGATAAAGACCGGGTTTTATTTATTCAGAGAAAAGGGGAAGTCAGACTTTATAATACCAAAACGAAAAAGCTGAAAACGATAGCAAAAATTCCGGTGAGCTTAAAATATATCAGTGCTGATGGAAAAGAATCTGTAGCAGAAGATGGTACTCTTGGTTTAAATAAAGATCCCAATTTTGCAATAAATAGCTGGGTTTATATGTATTATTCTTCTACAAAAGGCACATACAATGTCCTTTCAAGGTTTACAATGAAAGGCGATGAGATTCTTCTCACTTCAGAAAAAGAAATACTGAAAGTAGAAACCCAAAGGCAGGAATGCTGCCACACAGGAGGATCCATTGCCTGGGATAAAGCGGGAAATTTGTACCTTTCTACTGGTGATAACACCAATCCCCATGGCTCTGATGGGTATAGCCCCAGCGACGAAAGACCGGGTCGTAGTCCCTGGGATGCTCAAAAGTCTTCGGCCAATACCAACGATCTGAGAGGTAAAATACTCAGAATCAAGCCTCAGACCGATGGTACTTATACGATTCCTGAAGGGAACTTGTTTCCCAAAGGTACTCCAAAGACCCGACCTGAAATCTATACGATGGGTCACAGAAACCCATTCAGAATTTCTATTGACCAGCATACCGGATATTTGTATTGGGGTGATGTGGGTCCTGATGCCTCAAAATCTGATGAAAAACGTGGTCCGGCAGGGCATGACGAAGTGGGACAAGCTCGCAAAGCCGGAAATTTTGGCTGGCCCCATTTTGTAGGTGATAATAAGGCTTATTTTAAATATGACTTTGAAAATAAAAAGACTTTGGAACTTTGGGATTCCCATGCTCCCAAAAACACATCGCCAAATAATACCGGTATTGAAATTCTTCCTCCAGCCCAAAATGCCTTTGTTTGGTATCCTTATGGCGACTCCAAAGAGTTTCCTTTAGTGGGTAATGGAGGCCGAAATGCCATGGCTGGGCCGGTTTTTTATGCTTCTGATTTCAAAACAGCAGCCAGACCTTTCCCAAAATATTATGATGGTAAATTTCTGGAATATGACTGGATGAGAGGCTGGATTATGGCGGTAACTATGGATAAGGAGGGTAATTTAATTTCCCAGGAAAGATTTATGCCTAACTATAAATTCTCAAATCCTATGGATATGGAATTTGCCTCCAATGGCGATTTATATATGCTGGAATATGGAACAGGTTGGTTTACAGCCAATGATGATGCCCGATTGATCAGAATAGAATACAATGGGGGAAATAGAAAGCCTCAAATACAGATGGCTGCCAACCAGCCAGGGGGTGCAATTCCATTTAATTTAAAACTGACATCAAAAGGAACCACCGATGCCGATGGAGATCCACTGAAATACACATGGAAAATTTCTTCTGTTAATGGTTATTCCAGAATTTTATATACTCCAGACGCCAATGTCACGCTTTCAAAAGAAGGAATTTATAAAGTTACCCTAACTGTCAATGACGGGAAAGGAGGTACCAATAGTCAGGCAATTGAAATTTCAGCCGGAAATGAACCACCTGTTTTGAGTTTAGAAATGCCGGAAAGTAATAAGTCATTTTTTGTGCCCAACCGCTCTTTTGCCTATGACATAAAAGTGACCGACAAAGAAGACGGGGAATTGGGTGCAGGAATAGACCCTGAGAATGTTGCTGTGAATATTGATTATCTTTCAGAAGGTTTCGATAAAAACATGATTGCAATGGGTCATCGGTCAGCTGATGAAAACTCCGCATTCTCAAAAGGCAGGAAACTCATTGAAGCCAGCGATTGTATGGCTTGTCATAAAAAAGACAGTAAATCTATAGGGCCTTCCTATCGTCAGGTTTCGGAGAAATATAAGGGAAACAATGCTGCTCTTGAGACTCTGACCAAAAAGATTATTTCAGGAGGTAGCGGTGTTTGGGGTGAGACTGCTATGGCTGGTCATCCACAGCTTGCCACTGCTGATGCGGCTGAAATGGTCCGATATATACTTAATGTTGCCAATGAAAAACCAAAAGAGAAAGGCCTACCCATTAAAGGAACCTATAATGCAAAAGTACCCTCAGGAGACAAAGGGAAAGGGGTTTATATTCTTAGGGCTGCCTATGAAGATCAGGGTGCCAATGGAATACCGGCAATGAAATCGGAAAAAAGTTTTATTTTGAAAAATGCAAAACTTGATGCCCACGGTTTTGATGAATATGCCGAAATCAACAAAATGTCATTCGGAGGTAACAATCTGGCAATTCCAAAACATGCATCATACATGGTTTTGAAACAGGTTGATCTACAGGGGATTACAGAGTTGGTTCTTTTTGTTACAGCTCCAAAACCTCAACTTAATGCTGCCGGTGGAAAGGTAGAACTAAGAATCGGTGGGCCAAAAGGCAAGAAAATTGGGGAGTCGGTCTTGCTGGAACCTTCCGAAAAAATGGACTTTACACCTAAACCATTATCTGTTTCAATCAATGCGGATGTTTCCAAAGATCAAATGCAGGATATATATGTAGTATTTGTAAACCCAACGGCTGAGCTTAATTCATTAATGATAGTGATGGGTGCTGAGGTAAAATTGGTAGAAAGTGGAATTCCCTTGACTGAAACTCCAAAGGAAAGTAATGATGCCGACTTTTTCGTTGGAAAATGGGCAGCAAAAATGATTGGAACTCCGGAAGGTGACGTAGATATTTCACTGGAAATAAAGCGTGAAGATGGCAAACTTACCGGTACCATGACTTCCAAAATGCAGGGGGACAAAGTCCTGCCGTTAGATAAAATTGAAGAAGAAAATACCGAAAAAATTAAAGCATTTTTCACTACTAATGGTATGAATATCAATATGTTATTGGAGAAAGAAGATGCAGATAATTTTACAGGTAAATTAATGGGCATGTTTGAGGTTAAAGGGAGTAGATTAAAATAA
- the purL gene encoding phosphoribosylformylglycinamidine synthase: MIHFFGQSQKTVYAVQILKNISDEDIKKLLWLFDTSSEHIFNKLNDENASLTGTFVGPRATMVTPWSTNAVEITQNMGIEGIIRIEEYTEVGAESTDFDPMLSQKYSVLNQEIFTINKKPEPILEIEDISAYNQQEGLSLSTEEVEYLEKLSEKIGRKLTDSEVFGFSQVNSEHCRHKIFNGTFVIDGVAKPSSLFKLIKKTSEQNPNDIVSAYKDNVAFLKGPKVTQFAPKSAEKPDFYSEKEFDSVISVKAETHNFPTTVEPFNGAATGSGGEIRDRLAGGQGSLPLAGTAVYMTAYSRLEENRPWENGMEARKWLYQTPMDILIKASNGASDFGNKFGQPLIAGSLYTFEHQESSRKLAFDKVIMLAGGIGYGKESQAKKQTPKVGDKVVVLGGDNYRIGMGGAAVSSADTGEFGSGIELNAVQRSNPEMQKRAANAIRGMVESDHNPIVSIHDHGAGGHLNCLSELVEETGGLIDLDKLPIGDPTLSAKEIIGNESQERMGLVIGENDIDTLKQIADRERSPMYTVGDITGNHRFTFESKTTGIKPMDFSILDMFGSSPKFIMEDKTQPITYSEPEYSADDIEKYLNQVLQMEAVACKDWLTNKVDRCVGGRVAKQQCAGELQLPLNNVGVMALDYKSGHGIATSIGHSTGTAIIDPAVGSRNAIAESLSNIVFAPLENQLKSVSLSANWMWACKNPGEDARLYAAVEACSEFAIALGINIPTGKDSLSMKQKYPNDEVIAPGTVIISAAGHCDDITKVVEPVLKPNAGDIYYLNLSKDDFKLGGSSFTQILNKVGQSAPDINDAGYFAKAFNLFQDLIKKGQIAAGHDIGSGGLITTLLEMSFSNTDLGAKYDLSGFEEKDLVKILFAENIGLVFQAKENAANTLKENGIEVVKIGSPVPGKTIEIVKDHKKLSLDYHQLRDTWFKTSYLLDKKQSKNGQADARYANYKNQPLKYTFPQHFTGKKPEVKGSQKPKAAIIREKGSNSEREMANAMYLAGFDVKDVHMTDLISGRETLEDIQFIGAVGGFSNSDVLGSAKGWAGAFLYNEKANIALKNFFKREDTLSIGICNGCQLWMELELINPEHEIHGKLHHNESHKHESIFTSVTVQANNSVMLSTLAGSTLGVWVSHGEGKFHLPYSEDKYKIVGKYGYAEYPGNPNGSDFNTAMMCDNTGRHLVTMPHIERSTFQWNWAYYPEGRNDEVTPWLEAFVNAKKWIDTKNQE; this comes from the coding sequence ATGATTCATTTCTTCGGGCAATCCCAAAAGACCGTTTATGCTGTTCAGATACTGAAAAATATTTCTGATGAGGACATCAAAAAACTACTTTGGTTATTTGACACCTCCAGTGAGCACATTTTCAATAAGTTAAATGACGAAAATGCGAGTTTAACCGGGACTTTTGTAGGCCCCAGAGCTACCATGGTAACCCCATGGAGCACCAATGCCGTGGAAATTACTCAGAATATGGGAATTGAGGGAATCATCAGAATTGAGGAATATACTGAAGTGGGAGCTGAATCAACTGATTTTGACCCAATGCTTTCTCAAAAATATTCGGTTTTAAATCAGGAAATTTTTACCATTAATAAAAAACCTGAGCCTATCCTGGAAATTGAAGATATTTCGGCTTATAACCAACAAGAGGGGCTTTCGCTTAGTACAGAGGAAGTAGAATATTTGGAAAAATTATCAGAAAAAATTGGCCGAAAACTTACTGATTCTGAGGTATTTGGCTTTTCACAAGTAAATTCAGAACACTGTCGTCATAAAATATTCAATGGCACTTTTGTAATTGATGGTGTAGCAAAACCTTCTTCTTTATTCAAATTAATCAAGAAAACTTCGGAACAAAACCCTAATGACATTGTCTCGGCCTACAAAGACAATGTGGCTTTTTTGAAAGGGCCGAAAGTGACTCAATTTGCACCAAAAAGTGCTGAAAAACCAGATTTTTATTCTGAAAAAGAATTTGATTCAGTGATATCGGTAAAAGCAGAAACACATAATTTCCCTACCACAGTAGAACCATTTAATGGTGCAGCTACCGGGTCAGGTGGTGAAATTAGGGACAGATTAGCAGGTGGACAAGGCTCCCTTCCTTTGGCCGGAACTGCAGTTTATATGACAGCTTATTCAAGACTTGAGGAAAATCGCCCATGGGAAAATGGCATGGAAGCCAGGAAATGGCTTTACCAGACCCCGATGGATATTCTGATAAAAGCCTCTAACGGTGCCTCTGATTTTGGAAATAAATTTGGGCAGCCCCTCATCGCAGGTTCGCTTTACACTTTTGAACATCAGGAAAGTTCACGTAAACTGGCATTTGATAAGGTAATTATGCTTGCAGGTGGCATTGGTTATGGCAAAGAAAGTCAGGCAAAAAAACAAACCCCGAAAGTAGGAGACAAAGTGGTAGTACTTGGGGGTGACAATTACCGCATTGGTATGGGAGGTGCCGCAGTATCGTCTGCTGATACGGGTGAATTTGGCTCAGGAATAGAATTAAATGCAGTGCAAAGGTCAAATCCTGAAATGCAAAAACGTGCTGCCAATGCCATCAGAGGTATGGTAGAAAGTGACCACAACCCTATCGTTTCGATACATGACCACGGTGCCGGTGGGCATTTGAACTGTTTGTCAGAGCTTGTAGAAGAAACCGGGGGATTGATTGACCTTGATAAATTGCCGATTGGTGACCCTACCCTATCTGCCAAGGAAATCATCGGAAATGAGTCGCAGGAAAGAATGGGTTTGGTGATCGGAGAAAATGATATTGATACTTTGAAGCAAATTGCCGACCGTGAAAGGTCACCGATGTACACTGTGGGCGATATCACCGGCAATCATAGATTCACATTTGAGTCCAAAACCACTGGTATAAAACCCATGGATTTTTCTATTTTGGATATGTTTGGCAGCTCTCCTAAGTTTATCATGGAGGACAAAACGCAGCCAATCACCTATTCTGAGCCAGAGTATTCTGCCGATGATATTGAAAAATACCTGAATCAGGTTTTACAAATGGAAGCTGTGGCTTGCAAAGACTGGCTTACTAATAAAGTGGACCGTTGCGTGGGCGGACGTGTGGCAAAACAGCAATGTGCAGGCGAATTACAATTGCCTCTCAACAATGTGGGCGTAATGGCTCTGGATTACAAAAGTGGCCACGGTATCGCTACCAGTATAGGGCATTCGACCGGGACGGCCATTATTGACCCGGCTGTGGGTTCAAGAAATGCAATCGCCGAGTCCCTGAGTAATATCGTTTTTGCTCCTTTAGAAAACCAACTTAAGTCGGTTTCACTTTCTGCCAACTGGATGTGGGCCTGCAAAAACCCTGGTGAAGACGCCCGCCTTTATGCTGCTGTAGAAGCCTGTTCAGAGTTTGCGATAGCACTCGGAATTAATATTCCTACCGGAAAGGACTCCCTTTCGATGAAGCAAAAGTACCCTAATGACGAAGTGATTGCCCCTGGAACAGTAATAATCTCTGCTGCCGGACATTGTGATGACATCACTAAAGTCGTGGAGCCTGTTTTAAAACCAAATGCCGGGGATATTTATTATCTTAATTTATCTAAAGATGACTTTAAACTTGGTGGCAGTTCTTTTACACAAATCCTTAACAAAGTGGGCCAGTCGGCTCCTGATATCAATGACGCAGGTTACTTTGCCAAGGCTTTCAATCTGTTTCAGGATTTAATTAAAAAAGGACAAATCGCTGCCGGTCATGATATCGGAAGTGGTGGATTGATCACAACCCTTCTTGAAATGAGTTTTTCGAACACTGATTTGGGAGCAAAATATGATTTGAGTGGTTTTGAGGAAAAAGATTTGGTTAAAATTCTTTTCGCAGAAAATATTGGTTTGGTATTTCAAGCCAAAGAAAATGCTGCCAATACACTGAAAGAAAATGGCATTGAAGTTGTAAAAATAGGATCACCAGTTCCAGGTAAAACTATTGAAATCGTAAAAGATCACAAGAAATTAAGCCTTGATTATCATCAACTTAGAGATACATGGTTTAAGACTTCTTATCTTTTGGATAAAAAACAAAGCAAAAATGGCCAGGCAGATGCCAGATACGCCAATTACAAAAATCAACCTTTGAAATATACTTTTCCTCAACATTTTACAGGTAAAAAACCGGAAGTCAAAGGATCTCAAAAACCCAAAGCTGCCATCATCAGAGAAAAAGGTAGTAATTCGGAAAGGGAAATGGCCAATGCAATGTATCTGGCAGGTTTTGATGTTAAAGATGTGCACATGACCGATCTTATCAGCGGAAGAGAAACGCTGGAAGACATTCAGTTTATCGGGGCTGTGGGTGGATTTTCCAATTCTGACGTTTTGGGCTCAGCCAAAGGATGGGCAGGGGCTTTTTTATACAATGAAAAAGCCAATATTGCTTTGAAAAACTTCTTCAAAAGGGAAGATACCCTTTCAATAGGTATTTGTAATGGTTGCCAACTATGGATGGAGTTGGAATTAATCAACCCTGAGCATGAGATTCACGGCAAATTGCATCATAATGAGTCGCATAAGCATGAAAGTATTTTCACTTCAGTAACTGTGCAAGCTAACAACTCAGTGATGCTTTCTACCCTTGCCGGTAGTACACTTGGCGTCTGGGTATCACATGGTGAAGGAAAATTCCATTTGCCTTATTCTGAAGATAAATATAAAATCGTTGGAAAATACGGCTATGCTGAATACCCTGGGAACCCTAATGGTTCTGACTTCAATACGGCCATGATGTGCGACAATACAGGCCGTCACCTGGTTACCATGCCACATATTGAGCGTTCGACATTCCAATGGAATTGGGCCTATTATCCCGAAGGCCGGAACGATGAGGTTACCCCATGGCTGGAGGCATTTGTTAATGCCAAAAAATGGATTGATACCAAAAACCAGGAATAA
- a CDS encoding septal ring lytic transglycosylase RlpA family protein, with the protein MIKNRVTFKLILFLLISNLSFSQGLDYRKTFKGLASFYAKKFGGRTTASGAVFSNNFFTCAHKTLPFGTLVEVTNPDNGRKVIVLVNDRGPYHGDRVLDLSHQAAKQIGLVNDGVARIEAKVLKKKYGFNIFTGEILQNQPFLLRVDSPDYHKRLFLPQERENFVVRR; encoded by the coding sequence ATGATAAAAAACAGAGTAACATTTAAATTAATCTTGTTTCTGCTAATCAGCAATTTGTCCTTTTCTCAAGGACTTGATTACAGGAAAACTTTCAAAGGTCTCGCCTCCTTTTATGCTAAAAAATTCGGTGGGAGAACGACAGCAAGTGGTGCTGTATTTAGTAATAATTTTTTTACTTGTGCTCATAAAACTCTCCCTTTTGGGACTTTGGTAGAAGTGACTAACCCCGATAATGGCCGAAAGGTAATCGTTCTGGTTAATGATCGGGGACCATATCATGGCGACAGAGTTTTGGATCTTTCACACCAGGCGGCCAAACAAATTGGCCTGGTAAATGACGGTGTGGCCAGAATCGAAGCCAAAGTATTGAAGAAAAAATACGGTTTCAATATTTTTACAGGTGAAATTCTCCAAAATCAACCATTTTTGCTTCGTGTTGATTCTCCGGACTACCATAAGAGACTATTCCTTCCTCAGGAGAGAGAGAATTTCGTGGTAAGAAGATAA